From a single Hippoglossus stenolepis isolate QCI-W04-F060 chromosome 2, HSTE1.2, whole genome shotgun sequence genomic region:
- the LOC118101295 gene encoding girdin isoform X2 codes for MESGVFLPCLDQFMLSPLVTWVKTFVPNDGGMYLDFSELLDGVFLNDIMTQINPSATPQGANNLSRDPSLRIHNLNFLVQQIKTYYLDNLRQLIMIPLPNVLLLGRTPYCEQSLEEMKKLLLLLLGCAVQCERKEEYIERIQTLDFVTRAAIAAHIQELTHSQENVLDLQWLESSDINPDEMEAVARNMATHLRHLLDQRDAHLETIAELMQEKDGVVSLLGSPSSPQSGSYSPSIQQQQQAGSQQHLAVELADSKAKIRRLRQELEEKSEQMLDCRHELENMESELKRIQQENTLLLVEARAARSYRDELDALRERAIKADKLESEVGRYREQLHKMEFYKAKVEELKEDNRMLQETKEVLEDQLAGWRARSDKIHQLEKHSLMLKAQVHDMEQEREADRRRIEELQEENLTMCLAQRRSMEESQHLGWELEQLSMTTDNSQGQQTLSVEVSERTRSQMLKLEKENQSLLRTIEELRAASTSNSLRPKQRHCRDCDRVDRVVCDTNNWSPSTDEPSGPQTSCSNTENHTNIFPLSTAPQQILNGDSNSHRRADTVELEGVQSEILLTDDPERHIQEKGQLEERGRGDFKDLMSDLEVLENIHNRLHCFVGSRDHSPGSKSSSPCHDSIFTGLPARPSYASKHTQRLEAKCKVLDSVNQQLQTSLDNTDRKVQRLEAEVQELEAENQSLQATLEELRISARRLEQLETEKQSLEQETTALEKDKRQLEKENRRLRQQAEIQEANLDSSNVCMASLEREMRFLVKEVEGLRETAERVKGLERDNRELTKQAAIDHRTLATLREELVSEKLKTQQRDNELERLSHELEMKVLNQEESLHQVETPDTRFKMLESELESSLKKSLQIKEDKMATLEARLQESSTLNQKLRQELRTARLSCEVLQQRQQEEWTPSSSTPPMETSRAMSEWLRENQEATKELLKLKDRLIEVERNNATLEAERQAMKAQLKQLESQCVSQQAQILALQRQAASLQENNTALQTHNANLQVEKSTLSSQSASLMAQNAQLQQQQSGTESERDSAVREREELRGVHEQLLRDHERLAALHERQAMEYEALMGKHGCLKNAHRTLELEHRTLQDRYNSLLQQRTKLEDLERALREEQMRIALEKEQHKTTAAECCRLRDEKDWLNQTYRQLLSDNELLTTDHKQLKSQLNEAKLEHTWLEADFSKLKKEFQQLDITSTKLNNQCELLSQLKGNLEEENRHLLSQIETLMLQNRTLLEQTMESKDLFHVEERQYIDKLNDLRRQKEKLEEKIMDQYKFYEPSPPRRRGNWITLKLKKLMKSNSREHGLEQPSMPTHSGVAEHDSSSFLSSDGSGGSACNSAGDAMSPQRNNTTVKMFPRMRNRLKDRDKVKSIFRRSMSLSSLASPAASWVDGSQQLEGSEADVERDRKDTLTSSLTTSILSIHHLHHPTTPPSSGRLHTTTDTVRDVSELWETDKDSNDSAVPLGFEDNDELQNHALNGAQSRALSESSGEFSLSLENEPWSNGSSPIQHPPSRRSSPSYQPPSDTSTPQHRDKASTMPITSNHSSDLQAAPRQKDVGLSQDFWLTRGTKCIRKGSRGKVIRRSSDSGGAVKMNTGLSGMISKSSSSKVDTTRAIACSPITVLYVQGKASSMSGCLNCFSTPLGKEGQLKGPRSPKSLPRASSVISTAEGSSRRSSVNSECRVTMKTNRLQAQALEERNNQEETSSSNQQPHSDSKNSEPVPPLKPPRDPAVVVDCPKSPVQESLLGSSFTFNSVFSNTIFSDSVVTTTSGLDAPDNQTFLCLSPSLVRNCPGESQESSHNKPQTELGVDKEQSHNAEQAAGMEEKDKPLTIA; via the exons ATGGAGAGTGGAGTGTTTCTGCCCTGTCTGGACCAGTTCATGCTCAGCCCACTTGTCACCTGG GTGAAGACCTTTGTGCCAAATGATGGGGGCATGTATCTGGACTTCTCTGAATTACTGGACGGGGTCTTTTTGAATGACATAATGACCCAAAT AAACCCCTCAGCTACTCCCCAGGGTGCAAACAACCTGAGCAGGGACCCCAGTCTGAGGATCCACAACCTGAACTTTCTCGTCCAGCAGATCAAGACGTATTATCTG GATAATCTGAGACAGTTAATCATGATACCTCTGCcaaatgtgctgctgcttgGCAGGACTCCGTACTGTG AACAAAGTctggaggaaatgaagaagCTCTTGTTGTTACTGTTGGGATGTGCAGTCCAG tgtgagaggaaagaagaaTACATCGAGAGGATCCAGACGCTTGACTTTGTCACAAGAGCTGCAATAGCTGCACATATTCAGGAG TTGACCCACAGTCAGGAGAACGTGCTGGATCTGCAGTGGTTGGAGTCGAGTGACATTAACCCAGATGAGATGGAGGCCGTTGCAAGGAACATGGCCACGCACCTCCGACACCTGCTGGACCAGAGGGACGCCCACCTGGAG ACTATAGCAGAGCTGATGCAGGAGAAGGACGGCGTGGTTAGCTTGCTCGGTAGCCCCTCCAGCCCACAGTCCGGCAGCTACTCTCCCagcattcagcagcagcagcaggcagggtCCCAGCAACACCTGGCGGTGGAGCTGGCTGACTCCAAGGCCAAGATCAGACGACTCAGGCAAGAACT agaggaaaagagtgagCAGATGCTGGACTGCCGACATGAGCTGGAGAACATGGAGTCGGAGCTGAAGAGGATCCAGCAGGAG AACACCCTGCTGCTTGTGGAGGCGCGAGCAGCCCGCTCCTACCGAGATGAGCTGGAcgccctgagagagagagccatCAAGGCGGACAAGCTGGAGAGCGAGGTGGGACGTTACAGAGAGCAACTGCACAAGATGGAGTTCTACAAGGCCAAAGTGGAG GAGCTAAAGGAGGATAACAGGATGCTACAGGAGACCAAAGAGGTGTTGGAGGATCAGCTGGCAGGCTGGAGAGCACGCTCCGATAAAATCCACCAGCTGGAGAAGCACAGTCTGATGCTGAAGGCCCAGGTTCATGATATGGAACAG GAGAGGGAGGCTGATCGGAGGCGCAtcgaggagctgcaggaggagaaccTGACCATGTGTTTGGCTCAGAGGAGAAGCATGGAGGAGTCTCAGCACCTGGGCTGGGAGTTAGAGCAGCTCTCCATGACCACTGACAACTCCCAAG GCCAACAGACGCTGAGTGTGGAGGTGAGTGAGAGGACCCGCAGTCAGATGCTgaagctggagaaggagaaccaAAGTCTCCTGAGGACCATCGAGGAACTGAGAGCTGCCTCTACCAGCAACAGCCTGCGGCCCAAACAAAGACACTGCCGTGACTGCGACCGGGTTGACCGGGTGGTCTGCGACACCAACAACTGGAGCCCATCAACAGACGAGCCTTCAGGGCCTCAAACCTCCTGCTCAAATACAGAAAACCACACTAATATATTCCCGCTGAGCACGGCACCACAGCAGATTCTGAACGGAGATTCAAACTCCCACCGGCGAGCAGACACAGTAGAGCTGGAGGGAGTCCAGAGTGAGATCCTCCTCACAGACGATCCAGAGCGTCACATTCAAGAGAAGGGACAACTAGAGGAGCGAGGTAGAGGAGATTTCAAAGACCTGATGTCTGATCTGGAAGTTTTAGAAAACATTCACAATAGGCTCCATTGTTTTGTGGGATCACGTGATCACTCCCCTGGCTCAAAGAGCAGCAGTCCCTGCCACGACAGCATCTTCACAGGGCTGCCAGCACGGCCGTCCTACGCCAGcaagcacacacagaggctggagGCCAAGTGCAAGGTCCTGGACTCAGTtaatcagcagctgcagacttCTCTGGACAACACTG ACCGCAAAGTTCAGCGTCTGGAGGCAGAGGTTCAGGAGCTGGAGGCAGAGAACCAGAGTCTGCAGGCCACCTTAGAGGAGCTTCGGATCTCCGCGAGACGCCTCGAACAACTGGAAACCGAGAAGCAGAGTCTGGAGCAAGAGACCACAGCTCTGGAGAAAGACAAGAggcagctggagaaggagaatcGACGCCTCCGCCAGCAG GCTGAGATCCAGGAAGCCAACTTGGACAGCAGTAACGTCTGCATGGCCAGCCTGGAGAGGGAGATGCGTTTTCtggtgaaggaggtggaggggttgAGGGAGACTGCTGAGAGGGTCAAAGGCCTGGAGAGAGACAACAGGGAACTGACCAAGCAGGCAGCTATCGACCACAGGACGCTGGCCACACTCAGAGAG GAGCTGGTGAGTGAGAAGCTGAAGACCCAGCAGAGAGACAATGAACTGGAGCGGCTGAGCCATGAGCTGGAGATGAAGGTcctgaaccaggaggagagTCTACATCAGGTTGAAACACCAGACACCAG GTTCAAGATGCTGGAGTCGGAGCTGGAGTCATCTTTGAAAAAGTCACTGCAGATCAAAGAGGACAAGATGGCCACTCTGGAGGCTCGTCTGCAGGAATCCTCCACCCTGAACCAGAAGCTGCGCCAGGAGCTCAGGACT GCGAGGCTGAGCTGTGAggttctgcagcagaggcagcaggaggagtgGACTCCGTCGAGCTCCACCCCCCCGATGGAGACAAGCAGAGCGATGAGTGAATGGCTGCGTGAAAACCAGGAGGCCACCAAGGAACTGCTGAAGCTCAAAGACCGTCTCATTGAAGTGGAGAGGAAT aaTGCGACACTGGAGGCAGAGCGCCAGGCGATGAAGGCCCAACTGAAGCAGCTGGAGAGTCAGTGTGTCAGCCAGCAGGCTCAGATCCTTGCCCTGCAGAGGCAGGCTGCCTCACTGCAGGAGAACAACacagctctgcagacacacaacgCTAACCTGCAG GTGGAGAAATCTACGCTGAGCTCACAGAGTGCCTCCCTCATGGCGCAGAAtgctcagctgcagcagcagcagtcagggaCAGAGAGCGAGCGGGACAGCGCCGTAAGGGAACGCGAAGAGCTGCGTGGGGTTCACGAGCAGCTATTACGAGATCACGAGCGGCTGGCTGCTCTGCATGAGCGGCAGGCCATGGAGTACGAGGCGCTGATGGGCAAACATGGCTGCCTGAAAAACGCTCACCGCACACTGGAGCTGGAGCACCGCACCCTGCAGGACAG ATACAATAGCCTGCTGCAACAAAGAACCAAGCTGGAAGACCTGGAGAGGGCCCTGAGGGAGGAGCAGATGAGGATAGCTCTGGAGAAAGAGCAGCACAAGacaactgcagctgaatgtTGCAGACTCCGTGATGAGAAGGACTG GCTGAACCAGACGTACCGTCAGCTTCTCAGCGACAACGAGCTGCTGACAACCGATCACAAGCAGCTGAAGAGCCAGCTGAACGAGGCCAAGCTGGAGCACACATGGCTGGAGGCCGACTTCTCCAAGCTCAAGAAGGAGTTTCAGCAGCTGGACATCACCTCCACAAAACTCAACAACCAGTGTGAG CTGCTGAGCCAGTTAAAGGGAAACCTGGAGGAAGAGAATCGTCACCTGCTCAGCCAGATCGAGACGCTGATGCTGCAGAATCGAACGCTGTTGGAGCAGACAATGGAGAGCAAGGATCTGTTTCATGTTGAAGAGCGACAGTATAT TGACAAGCTTAATGATTTGAGGAGgcagaaggagaagctggaggaaaAGATAATGGACCAGTACAAGTTTTATGAGCCTTCGCCTCCACGCAG aCGTGGAAACTGGATCACTCTCAAACTGAAGAAGTTGATGAAGTCCAATAGCCGGGAGCATGGACTAGAGCAGCCCTCCATGCCCACACACTCAGGTGTTGCTGAGCATGACAGCAGCTCCTTCCTCAGCTCTGATGGCTCCGGCGGCTCGGCCTGCAACTCAGCGGGCGATGCCATGTCACCCCAACGTAACAACA ccacagtgaaaatgtttccCCGTAtgaggaacaggctgaaggacagagacaaagtCAAGTCCATCTTCCGTCGATCCATGT CCCTGAGCAGCCTGGCCTCTCCCGCTGCCTCGTGGGTAGACGGCTCACAGCAGCTGGAAGGGTCAGAGGCTGATGTGGAGCGGGACAGGAAGGACACACTGACCTCATCCCTCACCACCTCCATCTTGTCCATTCACCACCTTCACCATCCCACCACTCCACCATCGTCAGGCCGTCTCCACACCACCACAGACACTGTTCGGGATGTTTCCGAGCTGTGGGAGACAG ACAAGGATTCAAATGATAGCGCTGTGCCACTTGGATTTGAGGACAACGATGAGCTGCAGAATCACG CTCTGAATGGCGCCCAGAGTCGCGCCCTCAGCGAGAGCAGCGGTGAGTTCAGCCTGAGTCTTGAGAACGAGCCGTGGTCGAACGGCAGCAGCCCTATCCAGCACCCCCCATCACGCCGTTCGTCCCCCTCCTACCAGCCGCCCAGCGATACCTCCACCCCCCAACACAGGGACAAAGCTTCTACCATGCCCATCACCAGCAATCACAGTTCAGATCTCCAGGCTGCACCGAGACAGAAAGATGTGGGGCTCTCACAGGACTTCTGGCTCACCAGGGGCACAAAGTGCATCCGGAAGGGGTCAAGAGGCAAAGTGATTCGTCGCTCATCAGATTCAGGGGGAGCAGTCAAAATGAACACAGGGCTCAGTGGGATGATTTCTAAATCAAGCTCAAGCAAAGTGGACACCACCCGAGCCATTGCTTGTTCACCAATCACGGTGTTGTATGTTCAGGGGAAGGCGTCCTCGATGTCTGGGTGCCTCAACTGCTTCTCCACACCTCTGGGGAAAGAGGGGCAGCTGAAAGGGCCTAGGTCACCTAAAAGTCTCCCTCGCGCCAGCAGTGTAATATCCACAGCAGAGGGCTCATCCCGACGCTCCAGCGTCAACAGCGAATGCAGGGTGACCATGAAGACTAACAGGCTCCAAGCCCAGGCTTTAGAGGAGAGAAATAATCAAGAGGAAACATCGAGTAGTAATCAACAACCACACTCAGACTCTAAAAACAGTGAACCAGTTCCTCCTCTTAAACCTCCCAGAGACCCAGCGGTTGTCGTTGACTGTCCCAAATCCCCTGTGCAGGAGTCACTTCTTGGCTCCTCGTTCACGTTCAACTCCGTCTTCTCCAACACCATCTTCAGCGATTCCGTGGTCACGACTACATCAGGTCTGGATGCGCCTGACAACCAGACCTTCCTGTGTCTCAGTCCATCTCTGGTGCGGAACTGTCCAGGCGAGAGCCAGGAGTCATCTCACaacaaaccacagacagagcTCGGAGTCGATAAGGAGCAGAGTCACAATGCAGAACAGGCTGCTGGGATGGAAGAGAAGGACAAACCGCTCACAATCGCATGA